The sequence TGAGCTGTCCCCTGTGCACAGGAGGAGGTTGGGATCGAGACAGATGAGGACCAAGGTGtcaccctgccagcagccctgtgAGGCCACGGGAGGGAGGAGCTGATGCTGCAGCTCAGGTGTTGGggtgttttgtcttttttgcagGGCTTGGGCTCTTCCTGCACATTTCCAGGTGTTTGGTTTGGAATCCCttgcagaggggagggggggggggctgtggctgctgagtCCCCAGGGTCCCAGTGACAAAAGGCAGTGGGTGCCTCAGTGAGGGGAGGAACTGGGGCCCATTTCTGGGTCTCAGCCACACCCCAGGgtgcctctgcctctcctggggcctttgCTGCAGGATTGGGGTGGGGTCTGGGTGGGTTGGGTTCTCAGGAACCACTTGtcagcctcctcccagcaccaggggAAGGGCCTAAGGTCtcagcaacagaaataaaagtgtaaaaatcattaaaacattcagcaaaatttatttaattacttttcacAATAGAAAAATACATTGCTTTTGCATATCAGGTCTGTAATGCTCCACgtcctccctccccagggcaggggcagccaCAGGGGTTGGCTCTCtgcaccccttcccccccccaggaGGATCCTCAGCTCAAGCAACATCTCCCAGCCCCCTGCAGCTGCCCCTGGGGCACTGGGGACCCCACAGTGgagcaccagaaccagcacccaCACACCCCACAGACACACATCCTCCCCCTGGGCCAGGTCCCTGTGTGGATTTGGGATCAGTGATGGTCACAGCACCCACGGGTGCCCGTGGATGGGTTGGGTGGTTCATACAATAAATAATTTGAAGCTTCAGAAGAGCCAGGAGGGCAGtggcccagcccagccccaaggggagggggggtcagTAGAGTTGGCTCTTCAGCTGGTGCAGGACCCCGATGACGATGTCCCGCAGGGTCTGGGGCAGAGGGGTTGGGGTCAGGGGAACCTTCCTGAGCCCTGGgtcaccccagcagcccccagacccATCCAACAGCAGGAGAGGCTCTGTCACCCCAGCCCTAACCCcacaaccccctccccaggggTGCCCGGGGGTCCCTgccccccttccttcccctcctgctcaCCTGGGGCTTGCAGTGCTCCTCAATCCAGCTGAAGACACAAGCTGAGAGCTCCTGAAAACTTGTTACTGAGATGGAGGCGTTGAAGGATTGGAAGAGGGAATCCATGATGCCCTGGAAAACGTTGAACTTCACCTCGTCAGAGATCTGGTCCTTCCCCTCGTTTGGGTTGTCCTGATGAGCCTTCACAATCTGCTCGTAGTTCCTGAAATAAATCACCTGACAGGTCCAGCACCAGGACAAAGACCTCAGCCCAGAGCCCCCtgcccctcactgcccccccTGAACCACAGCAGGGACACAAGGAACAAGAGTTTGTGGAAAATCCTGCAAGGAAATGAACCCCGagaagctgtggcctcccccagtgctgggagcagaagCATTTTCTGCCTCAGAGCCACCAACACCCACCCCTGAAATCCTCCAGCTGAGCCCAGAAAGACTCCAGAGCACTGAGGGCACCCGGAGAGCCCTGACAGGACctgagggaagagcaggaaagAGCAGGCACCAACACTTCACTTACACTTTCATGATCTTCAGAGCCATCACATCTTTCCTGAGGGTAGAAACTTCCTCCTCttgcttcttcttttccttatgCAGGAACTGGATGTAATCAATGGCTGAGCACACAAACAGAGGTGTGAGGAACAGGCTGTGAGAGCACAGATAAACCCCTGAGATCCCCACAGGAGGTCTCTGACCCTGGGCAGGTGCTGGGTGGGTGTAGGTGGCCAGCACTGGGCTCCCCCAGGCACCACCCCACCAGGGGGTCCCGCACCCCCCCCCCAAGCTGCACAAAGCATCTCAGAGGGGGAGGTTTGACAGGACAAGCACCCTCAGGACTCACTCTTCTGGAGCACAATGGCTTTGCTCAGCTTCTGAGAGCCTATGGAGAAATCCTGCTGCTCACAGGTGGGGACAATAGCCTGCAGGTCATCGTAGCCTTTCTGTGGGGAAGCAGAGCCACAGCAAACGTGTCTGAGGAGGGGGTGGCagctccagaggtgtcagacccCAACTCCCCCTCACCACGGAGGTGCCCACAGCGAGGGGGGTGCAGGGGTTACCTTGATGGCATCtctcctcttctgctctgcctgggtgTGTGCCCGCCGGCGCCGGTCCTTGTAGGATTCCTTGTAGGGCTCCTGGTGGTAATCGCTGTCCTCATCATCTGCACGGGGACAGCACAGGGGGGAATCCCGAGGGAGCTCCCGGAGGGGGAATCCCGAGGGAGGCACAGGGGGGGAATCCCGAGGGAGCTCCCGGAGCACGGGGGGGCAGAGGCACAGAGGAGCAGCCCCGTGAGGTGCCCCAAGCTCCCCCCGAGCCCCCCGCGAGGTGCTGAGCACCGCGGAGAGCAAAGACCCGCGCTCAGAGGGGACAAACGGCAccggtccggtccggcccggcccaCCTGTGTTGGGGACGGAAGAGGCGCTGGTGGAGCCGATGCTGTTGGCCCGGGACACGATGCTCCCTTTCCTGGCGTTCTCCATGAAGAGCGCTGGAAGAGGTCACGGAGTCAGCGATGAACCGGGCGCAGAGGGACGGGGGGGGACGGACGGACACGGTCACCGGGGAGCGGTGGGTGCGGGGGGTGACCGGGGCCGCCGCCGTCCCCGTGGCGCTCAGAACCGGGGGGCTGCCGGGCACGTACCCGAGTCTAGGCCATTGTCACCGTAGGCTGAGTCCACCTTgcgcggggccggggcgggagagagcagagacatcagcggggcggggggcgaGCGGAACCAACCCCGGGCCGgacccccccgccccctccggAACCCCCTCGTTCcgccccccctgccccttccccccgGGCCTTCTCCCTCGCCCGGTTCCGCCGCGGTGCCGGTGCCCGGTACCGGACCCACCTTCCCCCACGAGTCCTCGGCCGCAGCTCCCGGCGGCTCCGCCATCTTCCGCCCGGTCACGTGACCTCCGCGGGGGCCGATGGGAAGGGCGGTGCCGCCTGTCCGCCAGAGGGCGCTCTCCCGCCCCACCCACGCAACGGCTCTGACGTCACCGTGACGTCATCGTGTAAAAAAATCCGCAGCCCGCGGGGATCCCGGAGCTGAGCCGCCCCCACCCCCGGGACACCGAGCAGCGGGGCcgggaggggacagaggggacagggccACACACGGACACGCAGGGACGGAGCCGCCTCTTTACTACCACGGGGGGGGGTGCGGGTTCCTCCCTGGGGCCGGGGGAGCCGCAGCCGTGACCCCCCCAGGGGAGGGCAGGGCCCCcggcgggacgggacgggacgtGGCGCTGGGCTCAGCCCCTCGCTGCGCTCCTCTCCGGCAGGGCCGGCTCGCTGGCGGCGCGGGGTGCCGGGACCGGGACCCCCGGGTCCTGCCGTGGCGTGGTGGGATCCGCGGGATGAGCCGGGATGGTGAGGAGGAGCGCGGCCCCTCAAGGGCTCTGCCGCTGGCACAAGCGCTGCTGCAGGAGGTCCCACGCCCTCTCAACCTGCCGGAGAACCCGCGTGGGTGGCACTTCAGAGCCCGGGACGAGCCAGGGATGAGGCAGGGCTGGCACACGAGGGTCCCACGCTTCCTGTCCCCCGGCTGCGTTGAAATCCCTCGTGGCTGTGCCCAGAGACAGCCTCGCGGGTGAGCAGCACACCCGGGCACAGCACCGAGCCCTCCCCTGCCCACCACggtccccacctccccccaagGCAGAAACCGGGGAGCTCTGGGGCTCACCTGCTTGCGGGTGACCTCGGGCTCCCAGAGCGTGCTCAGCACCACCTGTGACTGCTCCACCCTCTGGCTGTTGCTCATCTGGCTCCGCAGCCGGCTGCGAGCAGCCTCCTCGCTCAGCCCATCTCTGGCCATGATGCGTCTGACAGCCTGGAGGGACCAGAGGGGACGCTCAGGCgctggcagggggaggggacacagccccagcagccagggaggggacaagggGCATCGcccacctcctcctcagggATGATGGCCGTCCACACCTCATGGACCATGTCTTGCCAGCCAGCCTCCAGCAGCACGGCAGCATCCAGCACGCACACAGCCTTCCCTGCAGAACGGGGCCATTCCTTGGTATCTGACAACTCTGAGGACACACGATCGCCCCTCGGGGTCCGGCCCAGCCCCTCCGGTTACACTCGTAGGGTCACATCTCTCTGCAAACTCTGGCTCGTGGTGTGCTGCACCAGTTCCCCCCTTTGTGCTGTGACAGGAGCTGCCCCGGGTACCTTGAGCATCCGCCTCCCCGATCTGCTCCTTGACCATCCGGGCTATCTCGGGCCACACGATGTCCGTGAGACGCTTCAGCTGCTCCTAGGAAGGGCCATGACAGCAGGAGTCAGGCAGCACCCAGAAAGAACTGCCTAAATCCCAGGGGATGGACCCCACTGCCTGCTGCTAAGCACGAGGAAGGAATGCCCACGGGTCTTGTTACTGTCACTgtcctcagtgctgctgtgacAAGGATCAGAGAGcaccagctctgtgtgtgtcagGGTGCCCCTCACTGTGTGAAGGACAAGTGtgggacacaggggacagggaagcagcagctgccagggtgAGAGGAGCGTGTCCAGGACAGGTCTCTGTGTCCTGCCTTGTCTGTATATCACTGTCAGGAAGGTTTCATAAGCtcaaagagctgaaaaattaaaagcctcAGCAGAATGCTCCCCACTAAGGAGATTAAACATTGACAGTCTGTGCTGATCTTACCGGGTTTCCAAACACTTTGGCCCCAAGGACTTTCCTGTTAATTGTGCCATCTTCATTCACGATTTCTGCAGGAGAGAAGTGTAACAGGCTGGGGAAGAATGAACCCAACTTCCTTCCCCACAGCAAGCCCAGAGCAGAAAGGATGATGGCAGTGTGGGCCTCTGAGAGTGCCCCAGAGAGGAGCTGTAGGACCTGACCCGGCAGCTCTTCACCTTGTACCAGGGAAGGACAGAGAAGAGCTTTTCCTGGGCAAGTGGCAGCCCAGCTTAGCCTCCCACACCAGTTTACAGTCACTCTGATGTGGGATGCAGAAGAGCTGGGGAAAGAACTGGCTTGTCCTGCTTGGGCCCAGCTGCCACTGAATCAGCCACAGGGAGCTCAAAACCCACGGGGTGGGACGCAAGATGCAGGACAGGGCTCTTCCTGGGACACCAGGACAATGTCAGACAgacccctccctccccttctcctcccagtcCTCCCCACAGCTCGGTGGCTCTACCTGCCCCGAAGGCTGACACCACCCGCGCGTGGGCAGGGCCCCCCGGGACATAGACAGCGTGGCCCAGCTTGTCAGCATCAATCAGGAAGGCtcccagctgccccagcagTTTGGCTATGGAGGTTTTCCCACTCCCAGTTCCTCCAGTCAGACCGATGATGTACGGGTGGGAAGGCAGGGCAGGGTTTTGCTatgggaagaaggaaagctgTTGCCAGCAGACAGAGGACGTGggctctgctggaggaggatCCAGACCACCAGGCCTGGAGATGGGCATGGAAGGTCCTGGCCCTGCAGAGCAAGTTCCCCCAGAACTcatcctcctgcagcagggccTGTGCTGGTtccagccctgccctctgcCCGGGCACGCTGCTCCCTGAGCCCCCTCACCCGTGGGGGCCtcagcagtgtccccagcagcctctgccgcaggctggaggagctgatCTTCTCCTCCTCACTCGGGCTGTGGTCGGGGTCCATCAGCAGCAGGATCTCATAGAGAACCAGCTCGGGGAGCCCCTGCGGGAGAAGAGAGCCCCAAGGGCTGTCACCGGGGGGGCTGcggtggaggggagggggctcgGCAGGAGATCAGAGCAGCACAAACGAGGCTGTGACCACCCCAGCGTCCCCACGGGGCAGCCCCATCCCCGTGGGGGGCACCTTCCCGGGCAGCCAAGGACCCCGTGCGGGAATTACATTTTCAAGTCTCTTCTTGTTCACGGCCTCCCCTCCCCTGCGGGTCTCCTCGCTGACCACCAGGCACTGCAGGTCGGGGTCCGTGATCGCGGGGCCGAAGGGGTCGACCAGAGGCACGATGTCGTAACGCAGAGAGGGCTTCACGTCCTCCAGAAACTCGCGCAGCTTGGCCGCTCGCAGCTCGTAGGGCTCGATCAGCTCCGCCAGAACCTTGTCTGCCGGGCGGAGAAGCCAAGAGCGCAGCTTCAGCAACGCGCAGCTCCCGGAGCGGCGGCAAAGGGAGACCATGGGGACAGAACCCATCGGTGCCTTTGGACCGgtcccccccagctgcccccgCCCCGGGACTCACGGCGGAGGAGGTCGCCATCGGCCACCCCGGCCAGGAGCCGGTGCCgagccaggaggcagcaggcgCTGAGCAGGAGGCGGTGGGCGCCATGCAGGCGGTCGAAGGTGCCGCCGACCGCCACGTCGGAGAAGTCGGGGAGAACCGCACCGGGGTCCGCACCGGAGTCCGCACCGGGGTCCGCACCCGGGTCCTCCGGGGGGTCCCCGGTGCCCAGCAGCAGCGCGGGCAGGCGCGGGGGGCAGCCGTAGGCGTCGGCGGCCAAGCGCTGCAGGCCGAGCTGTACCGGCCCCGGCGGCCCCGGCGCCTCGGCCGCGCTGGCCAGCAGGacggcgggcgggcgggccaGGCGGCGGCCGGGGCCCAGCAGGACGCGCAGGTCCAGGCCCGGCtgagccgccgccgccccgtATAGCGCAGCCAGGGCGCGGAGCAGCGCGGGGCTGGCGGGGGGTGCGGCGGGGGAGGTCCCGGGGGCCGCCAGGTGCAGCCCCGGTTGAAGGTGCACGTACAGCGGCCCCGACAccagccccgccgccgccgccagcgccgccgccgcccgcccgggCAGCGCGGCCAGCGGGGCCgtcagcaccagcagccccgAGCCGAAGGGCGGCATGGCCCCGCCGGAAGCCTCCGCCACCGCCCCGGAACGCGCTGCCGGCCGGGACCGCCTCCGGGGAGTCCGTCCGGATACCCGGTGCGGCGGCGGAGGAGGGAGCCCGTGGGCTGCCCCGGTGCTCCGCCCGCCGAGGGAGGAGACGGACAAACCCGGCCTCCATCCACGTCCCCGGGCACGGCCCCACGGGGGTCTCCGCCAGCCCCCGGAGCACGGCCCGGTTCCGGGGACCCCCCGGGGGACCCGAGAGCAGAGGCGAAGAGAGAATCCCCGCCACCCCTGGACAGGGCTCGGCGAGAGGGACGGAGCCGGGAGCCGTGCGGCTGCAAAAGGATTTATTTGCCACAAGGAGGGACCGAGCCCCCCGTCCGGGACGGACGTGGCAGGGTGGGGGGTCCGCAGTGCGGCCCCCCGGGCTCAGGGCTGGTCCCCACCGAACACGAAATCGTGCATGGCCCGAAGAAAGGCGCGGCCGTCGGGGCTGGAGAGCCTGAGGCGGCGGAGCGGGGCCAGGAGCTGGG is a genomic window of Heliangelus exortis chromosome 29, bHelExo1.hap1, whole genome shotgun sequence containing:
- the MLX gene encoding max-like protein X, with the protein product MAEPPGAAAEDSWGKVDSAYGDNGLDSALFMENARKGSIVSRANSIGSTSASSVPNTDDEDSDYHQEPYKESYKDRRRRAHTQAEQKRRDAIKKGYDDLQAIVPTCEQQDFSIGSQKLSKAIVLQKTIDYIQFLHKEKKKQEEEVSTLRKDVMALKIMKVNYEQIVKAHQDNPNEGKDQISDEVKFNVFQGIMDSLFQSFNASISVTSFQELSACVFSWIEEHCKPQTLRDIVIGVLHQLKSQLY
- the COASY gene encoding bifunctional coenzyme A synthase, with protein sequence MPPFGSGLLVLTAPLAALPGRAAAALAAAAGLVSGPLYVHLQPGLHLAAPGTSPAAPPASPALLRALAALYGAAAAQPGLDLRVLLGPGRRLARPPAVLLASAAEAPGPPGPVQLGLQRLAADAYGCPPRLPALLLGTGDPPEDPGADPGADSGADPGAVLPDFSDVAVGGTFDRLHGAHRLLLSACCLLARHRLLAGVADGDLLRHKVLAELIEPYELRAAKLREFLEDVKPSLRYDIVPLVDPFGPAITDPDLQCLVVSEETRRGGEAVNKKRLENGLPELVLYEILLLMDPDHSPSEEEKISSSSLRQRLLGTLLRPPRQNPALPSHPYIIGLTGGTGSGKTSIAKLLGQLGAFLIDADKLGHAVYVPGGPAHARVVSAFGAEIVNEDGTINRKVLGAKVFGNPEQLKRLTDIVWPEIARMVKEQIGEADAQGKAVCVLDAAVLLEAGWQDMVHEVWTAIIPEEEAVRRIMARDGLSEEAARSRLRSQMSNSQRVEQSQVVLSTLWEPEVTRKQVERAWDLLQQRLCQRQSP